The Mangrovivirga cuniculi genomic sequence CAATTTTAATATATGGTATATCACTTCGATGATATGCATGAAATTTAATTGCATTTGATATCAGGTTGTTAAGAATTATTTTTAGTCTGAGCTGATCACAATTAATAATTTTTAATTCATCTGGTATAGAAACCTGAAATTCAATTTTATCAAAGTTGTTATTGAAAGATTGATTGTCAATTATTGAATTAACAAGGTTATCAAGATTGATCTTTTCGTATTCAATTTCCTGGCGGGTGTTCCGGCTAAAATTTATTATCTCTACAATAAACTCATCAAGCTTATGAACACTTTTTTCCATTAATTGCAGATACTGAATCATCTGATTATCTTTTGTGTCTAATTTAGCTACATTAATCAGACCCAGAAGTGATTTTAGCGGTGCACTTAAATCATGGGAGGCACTATATACAAACCTGTCAAGCTCCTGGTTTGTTTTTTGCAATTCATGATATTGCTTAGTTAATAATTTATCAGCTTCTTTTTTAGCTTTAACAAGGTTCCATTCCCTTAAAGTTCTGTTTACAATCCTTGGTAATTCCTGAAAAACAGATTCTGATTTAACTACATAATCAATTGCTCCTTTTTTTATTGCTTCTACTGCAATATGTTCATCTCCCTGGCTAGTCATTAATATCACTGGAAGATCATTTTCAAAATTACCTTTTAATCTGATAAGTTCAATTCCTTCACCATCAGGAAGAAGGTAATCAGTAATTATTAAATCCAGGGAATTATTATTGATCTGATTAATAGCTGACTTTAAATCGGTCACGGTTAACACATTAAAATTCTCGGATCTCTCCAAAAATCTTTTTATCAATTCGGCATGTGCTTCTTCGTCCTCGACTAAAAGTATATTTACGGTTTCCTGCATGAGGGTGAATGAAAATAACTAATTCCTATATTCAAATATGTTGAATATTATTGAAAATAGATAGATTATGACCGTGAATTGTATTCTCCGTAGTTAATAAACGCAACACGTAGGACTAATTGACGTTTCTATTGTATTTTAACTATAAGTTTGTGAGGTGTCTTCTTTTTTAGAACCCGACGAAGCAACAGATTCTTTCAAATTAATAGTAAAATAAAATGTTGAACCTCTTCTAGGACCATCAGATTCCACCCAAATCTTACCATTATGCATTGTAACAATTTTATCTACAAGGGCAAGACCGATTCCAGTTCCTTCAATATTTTTTTCTAGTCTGTCAAATAAATTGAATATCCTTTCCTGATGTTCTTTTGCTATACCGGCACCATTATCTTTTACATAAAATATTCTTTTAACCCCTTCTTTAATTCCGATCTCAACTTGTGGTTCATCTTGTGATCCCATATACTTAAGTGCATTTTCTATCAGATTCTGGAAGACCTGAAGAAGCCTTGATTTATCTCCGTAAATCTCAAGATCGGATGGATAAGATTTAACAATGGTTGCATTTTTATTATGGATATGTCCCTTCACTGCAGAAAGGGATTCTTCTATAATATCATCTAACAGGCAATGATCAAAGTGATTAACAACCATACCAATTCTTGAAAGCTCCAGTAGGTCATTGATCAGGGTTTGCATTCTGCCGGTAGCCCTTTCTAGCTGATCAAGGTCACCTTCAACCTGGGATAAATTTCCATTTGTAAGATCATGTTTTAAGATTGAAACAAATCCCTGTACAGTAACTAAAGGACTTTTTAAATCATGTGAGACAGTATAAGTGAATTTTTCCATCTCATCATTTTTGATTTG encodes the following:
- a CDS encoding sensor histidine kinase, which encodes MQETVNILLVEDEEAHAELIKRFLERSENFNVLTVTDLKSAINQINNNSLDLIITDYLLPDGEGIELIRLKGNFENDLPVILMTSQGDEHIAVEAIKKGAIDYVVKSESVFQELPRIVNRTLREWNLVKAKKEADKLLTKQYHELQKTNQELDRFVYSASHDLSAPLKSLLGLINVAKLDTKDNQMIQYLQLMEKSVHKLDEFIVEIINFSRNTRQEIEYEKINLDNLVNSIIDNQSFNNNFDKIEFQVSIPDELKIINCDQLRLKIILNNLISNAIKFHAYHRSDIPYIKIDIYKSADQEKVIIEIEDNGTGIEKGHLDKIFDMFYRGSDINNGSGLGLYIVKEALIKIHGNISVTSRSNRGTTFFVELPADELLDK